One window of Pseudacidobacterium ailaaui genomic DNA carries:
- a CDS encoding IS256 family transposase translates to MAKIVSITEHFQHFLTNLKESFWGDLEQKTQVAWKRFLEAESERLRDQYAVWDSYERGTRKPGQYRNGYYERDFVTRFGTIRLRVARARGKSFLPRAMEKFQRRAPELAILIREAFLRGISTRQVGRLVATLTGETISAQTVSRLTRDLDQAVREFHRAALQDEWAYLFLDGVALKVRRPAGRQHVQMLVAYGVRRDGTRQLLGFLRTQGEGQAHWEALLEDLYRRGLKGDKLLLIVTDGCPGLAAAIQTVYPRVAHQRCWVHKMRNILDKVRKRDHDAVKLDAQAIYLADSRRQAEAAARAFSRRWRREYPTMVRQLERDLPDLLVFYHFPKHLWRKLRTTNIIERCFVEVRRRTRPMVCFVNVQSVDRIIYSIFQRFNLEWKNRTLRVFTQAA, encoded by the coding sequence ATGGCGAAGATTGTATCGATCACCGAGCATTTTCAGCACTTCTTGACCAACCTGAAGGAGAGCTTCTGGGGCGACCTGGAGCAGAAGACGCAGGTGGCCTGGAAGCGATTTCTGGAAGCGGAATCGGAGCGGTTGCGCGATCAGTATGCAGTTTGGGACAGCTACGAACGGGGAACGCGCAAGCCGGGACAGTACCGTAACGGCTATTACGAGAGGGATTTTGTGACCCGCTTCGGCACCATCCGGCTGCGCGTGGCGCGGGCCCGCGGCAAGAGCTTTCTTCCCCGGGCGATGGAGAAGTTCCAACGCCGGGCGCCGGAGCTGGCCATACTCATCCGGGAGGCGTTTCTGCGCGGCATCTCTACCCGCCAGGTGGGTCGGCTGGTGGCCACTTTGACGGGCGAGACGATCAGTGCCCAGACCGTCTCGCGGCTGACGCGTGATCTGGATCAGGCGGTGCGGGAGTTTCATCGAGCCGCCCTGCAGGACGAATGGGCTTACCTGTTTCTGGATGGCGTGGCGTTGAAGGTGCGCCGGCCGGCGGGACGGCAGCATGTGCAGATGCTGGTGGCCTACGGCGTGCGCCGGGACGGCACCCGGCAACTGCTCGGCTTTCTGCGCACCCAGGGTGAGGGTCAGGCTCACTGGGAGGCGTTGCTTGAGGATCTCTACCGGCGCGGTCTGAAGGGCGACAAGCTGCTGCTGATCGTCACCGACGGCTGCCCCGGATTGGCTGCCGCCATCCAGACCGTCTATCCCCGCGTAGCCCATCAACGCTGCTGGGTGCACAAGATGCGCAATATCCTCGACAAGGTGCGCAAGCGCGACCATGATGCCGTCAAGCTGGATGCCCAGGCCATCTATCTGGCCGATAGCCGCCGTCAGGCCGAGGCTGCCGCGCGCGCCTTCAGCCGCCGCTGGCGCCGGGAATATCCCACCATGGTGCGGCAACTGGAACGCGATCTGCCCGACCTGCTGGTCTTCTACCATTTTCCCAAGCACCTGTGGCGCAAGCTGCGCACCACCAACATCATTGAACGCTGCTTCGTCGAAGTGCGTCGAAGAACCAGGCCCATGGTTTGCTTCGTCAACGTGCAGTCCGTGGACCGAATCATCTACTCCATCTTCCAGAGATTCAATCTGGAATGGAAAAACCGCACCCTCCGCGTATTTACACAAGCAGCTTGA
- a CDS encoding protease pro-enzyme activation domain-containing protein, which produces MRLRFLFLSWIAILFLLVHNGTLLAQTLKSRIQEEISSSSAAPLRGSVNPNAKAQFDSGRVSASQRLNGITMYFKPTAEQKAELDELVKEQQTPGSPNYHKWLTPAEYAARFGLSDGDIAKIKSWLEAQGFTVDRVSNSHNSITFSGTVAQVESAFRTEIHSYQIGSERHFANSTEIAVPSALAGVVQSVRNLNDFRPKPFVRFHRQTSGAVNGITPQFTSGQSGSHYLQPGDVAVIYDINAAYNAGYTGAGQAIAVVGQSEILVSDIEAFQNAAGLSVKDPVQVLVPGSGTAAISSGDESESDLDLEYSGSIAKDATIYFVYVGNNQNYSVWDALQYAVDTKIAPIISMSYGACEPDLSTSEYSTLEAILEQGASQGQSIIVSSGDDGSTACYADVTSSTVTPTSTEEELAVNYPASSAYVTALGGTEFPSADVSSSNTTYWKSASGSDVVTSALSYIPEQVWNDDSATYGQQYGAEYALSAGGGGVSIFTPRPSWQAGVTGISTAPDYSKGYRMVPDISLDSSPNNAGYLYCTSDTSAWSTGQQASCNSGFRDASTQYLTVAGGTSFAAPIFAGMLAIINQKENSTGQGVVNTTLYSLAANATTYASAFHDITSGSNACTAGTSFCSTAGASEYAATTGYDEATGLGSVDLYNLLTSWPSGSSASLQATTTALTAATTTPAVGASDTITITVAPQSSTITTTPTGTLTVVVDGTTITTSLALSNGSATYSFSSSTTGAHIITATYSGDSTFAPSSGSLTVNVGGSSGTSSSGSFTLSATNVTVTQGSSGTSTVTVTSQNSYAGTVAFTLSTTSSSLSTYGCYDVNNVSVAANGTATTTLTIYTSESACTTTASVRRSTRHTFVNAGNRSRTAIPEGPFSGKGVPISAAILVGLLGGGLRLRKSKVWLVLICIALTGVLSYATGCGGSSTSSSTSTDVAPGTYTLTLDGQDTTTPSIAASTTLTLTVQ; this is translated from the coding sequence GTGAGACTTCGTTTCCTGTTCCTAAGCTGGATTGCGATTCTGTTTTTGCTTGTGCACAACGGGACCTTGCTGGCGCAGACCCTAAAGAGCCGGATTCAGGAGGAGATATCTTCCAGTTCCGCTGCACCGCTGCGCGGTTCCGTGAACCCGAATGCAAAGGCCCAATTCGATTCGGGACGTGTTTCCGCAAGCCAGCGATTGAATGGCATAACCATGTACTTCAAACCGACGGCAGAACAGAAGGCCGAGCTGGATGAACTGGTTAAAGAACAGCAGACCCCTGGTTCGCCCAACTATCACAAATGGCTTACTCCTGCCGAGTATGCGGCACGTTTTGGGTTGAGTGATGGCGATATTGCCAAAATCAAAAGCTGGCTTGAAGCGCAGGGGTTCACGGTGGACCGCGTCTCCAACAGCCACAATAGCATTACGTTTTCGGGCACTGTGGCCCAGGTGGAATCGGCCTTCAGGACCGAGATCCACAGCTATCAGATTGGCAGTGAACGGCACTTTGCCAACAGCACTGAGATTGCAGTCCCATCCGCTCTGGCCGGGGTCGTACAGTCGGTACGCAATCTGAATGATTTTCGTCCGAAACCCTTTGTCCGGTTCCATCGGCAAACAAGCGGTGCCGTGAATGGAATCACGCCGCAGTTTACCTCGGGGCAGTCGGGAAGTCACTATCTTCAGCCCGGAGATGTGGCAGTCATCTATGACATCAACGCAGCCTACAATGCGGGTTATACCGGTGCGGGGCAGGCCATCGCTGTTGTTGGCCAGTCGGAGATTCTGGTTTCCGATATCGAGGCCTTCCAGAATGCTGCCGGACTGAGCGTAAAAGATCCAGTCCAGGTACTGGTGCCCGGGTCAGGAACTGCAGCCATTTCTTCCGGGGACGAGTCTGAGTCAGATTTGGACCTGGAGTACAGCGGGTCCATTGCCAAAGACGCGACCATTTATTTTGTCTACGTAGGCAATAACCAAAACTACAGTGTATGGGACGCACTGCAATATGCGGTGGACACGAAGATTGCCCCCATCATCAGTATGAGCTATGGCGCCTGTGAGCCAGATCTTAGTACGAGCGAGTACTCTACGCTGGAAGCCATTCTGGAGCAGGGGGCCAGCCAGGGGCAGAGCATCATTGTTTCTTCCGGGGATGATGGTTCTACCGCGTGTTATGCAGACGTAACCAGCAGCACGGTGACACCAACTTCAACAGAAGAAGAGCTCGCCGTGAATTACCCTGCGAGCAGTGCTTATGTGACTGCGCTGGGCGGCACGGAGTTTCCTTCCGCTGATGTCTCCTCATCCAATACGACCTACTGGAAATCGGCCAGTGGCAGCGATGTCGTGACGTCTGCCCTCTCGTACATTCCTGAGCAGGTCTGGAACGATGACAGTGCTACCTATGGGCAGCAATATGGCGCAGAATATGCCCTGTCAGCTGGCGGGGGTGGGGTGAGCATCTTCACTCCGCGTCCGAGCTGGCAGGCGGGAGTGACGGGGATTTCTACCGCTCCGGATTATTCCAAAGGCTACCGGATGGTCCCAGACATTTCTCTGGATTCGTCCCCAAACAATGCCGGATATCTTTACTGCACCAGTGATACCTCGGCGTGGAGCACCGGACAGCAGGCAAGCTGCAACAGCGGCTTTCGGGATGCAAGCACGCAATACCTGACTGTGGCCGGGGGCACCAGCTTTGCCGCTCCCATATTTGCGGGAATGCTGGCGATCATAAACCAAAAGGAAAACTCTACCGGTCAAGGAGTGGTGAACACAACGCTGTACTCTCTGGCTGCAAATGCTACCACCTACGCATCTGCCTTCCATGACATTACCAGCGGGAGCAATGCCTGTACGGCAGGGACAAGTTTTTGCTCTACGGCCGGAGCATCGGAATACGCAGCAACTACAGGTTATGATGAGGCCACAGGACTGGGGTCGGTCGACCTGTATAACCTGCTGACCTCCTGGCCCTCGGGGTCTTCTGCTTCGCTACAGGCAACTACAACGGCACTGACAGCGGCCACCACCACTCCGGCTGTAGGCGCGAGTGACACGATTACGATCACAGTCGCTCCGCAGTCCAGCACCATTACCACCACGCCAACGGGAACACTCACGGTTGTGGTGGATGGCACGACCATCACAACGTCGCTGGCTCTCTCCAACGGTTCAGCTACGTATTCCTTTTCTTCATCCACAACCGGAGCACACATCATTACGGCAACCTATTCCGGGGATTCTACCTTTGCCCCCTCGAGCGGATCTCTGACGGTGAATGTGGGAGGATCGAGCGGTACCTCTTCCAGCGGAAGCTTTACCCTTTCCGCAACCAATGTCACGGTGACGCAAGGGAGTTCCGGTACCTCGACTGTTACTGTGACTTCCCAGAACTCGTATGCCGGAACCGTTGCCTTTACGCTGTCCACGACCAGTTCCTCACTTTCTACCTACGGTTGCTATGACGTGAACAATGTCTCCGTTGCAGCAAACGGAACGGCAACCACAACGTTGACGATTTATACCTCGGAAAGTGCGTGTACCACGACGGCGTCTGTACGGCGTAGTACAAGGCACACATTTGTGAACGCAGGGAACCGGAGTCGTACTGCCATTCCGGAGGGTCCGTTTTCCGGCAAGGGCGTGCCGATAAGCGCCGCCATCCTGGTGGGGCTGCTGGGTGGCGGTCTTCGATTGCGAAAATCGAAGGTCTGGCTGGTGTTGATCTGTATCGCGCTGACAGGTGTTCTGAGTTACGCCACCGGTTGCGGAGGGAGTTCGACTTCTTCTTCTACATCCACAGATGTCGCGCCAGGCACTTACACCCTGACCCTGGATGGGCAGGACACAACAACACCAAGTATTGCCGCTTCCACAACCCTGACGCTGACCGTGCAATAG
- the cmr1 gene encoding type III-B CRISPR module RAMP protein Cmr1 codes for MTTQGSDPRVWVLKANTAIWTGDADREGEHTIPTGLLGSLRWWFEVVVRGLNGCACDPTDSVGRCPDKINKRCAVCELFGCTGWARKFRFDVLDESGKIKRGQIKKDETFRFRFTPLRPMREEEWALLDLTLRLIADYGAIGGKTVLKPSDEKDREKELHHQDYGLIAIAQRPINRPMTKEALQRYVVSDWRSLDHGDFGWASVENFWCVGSRFVTRNSATSSTFNSVLGRDQRKTCIDCGNIHNAPAKCPETRKHPRRHSDRSPSAQPERWLAGGRAESKKVFSFKDPARTFGFVKPGLLTLDDMRKRLKYVWQDLKNEEFLTGPTILDRLLVEAMGGVR; via the coding sequence ATGACTACACAGGGTTCAGACCCGCGAGTGTGGGTGCTCAAAGCCAACACTGCAATCTGGACAGGGGATGCAGACCGGGAGGGGGAGCACACGATTCCGACGGGTTTGCTTGGCTCGCTCCGCTGGTGGTTCGAGGTGGTGGTTCGTGGGCTTAATGGCTGCGCTTGTGATCCGACGGATTCCGTTGGCCGCTGTCCGGACAAGATTAATAAGCGCTGTGCGGTCTGCGAGCTTTTCGGTTGTACGGGCTGGGCGCGGAAGTTCCGGTTCGATGTGTTGGATGAAAGCGGCAAGATCAAACGAGGTCAGATTAAGAAGGATGAGACCTTCCGATTTCGTTTCACACCCCTGCGTCCGATGCGTGAGGAGGAGTGGGCATTGCTCGACCTCACACTGCGTCTGATCGCCGACTATGGCGCTATCGGCGGTAAGACGGTGCTCAAGCCGTCAGATGAGAAGGATCGAGAAAAAGAACTGCACCATCAGGACTACGGATTGATCGCCATTGCGCAACGCCCTATTAACCGCCCAATGACGAAAGAAGCGCTACAACGCTACGTAGTATCGGACTGGCGCTCACTCGACCATGGTGATTTCGGCTGGGCGTCGGTCGAGAACTTCTGGTGCGTTGGAAGCAGGTTCGTAACACGAAACAGTGCGACGAGTAGCACTTTCAACAGCGTCCTCGGCCGCGACCAGCGAAAGACTTGTATCGACTGCGGAAACATACACAACGCGCCTGCAAAATGTCCCGAGACCAGAAAACACCCGAGGCGCCATAGCGACCGAAGCCCGTCCGCGCAGCCAGAGAGGTGGCTGGCCGGCGGGCGAGCAGAGAGCAAGAAGGTGTTCAGCTTCAAAGACCCTGCGCGTACGTTTGGTTTCGTGAAGCCCGGCCTGCTGACTCTGGACGACATGCGCAAGCGGTTGAAATACGTTTGGCAGGATTTGAAAAACGAGGAGTTCCTTACAGGTCCAACCATTCTCGATCGTCTGTTGGTGGAGGCTATGGGAGGTGTTCGATGA
- a CDS encoding ABC transporter ATP-binding protein, with protein MMLEIRGLGRTLPPPEQRILLRGISFALDRGEVLAVVGPSGSGKSTLLRLLNRLDEPSMGEVLLQGRNTRSIPPRELRRRIGMVMQRAYLFPGTVAENVSYGPSQHQSSFGEEEIQALLEQVGLPGYAARNALTLSGGEAQRVAIARALANQPEVLLLDEPTSALDESSRRTIEDLLESLVRQRHLTCIWVTHNMEQARSIADKVVAIKSGEMIACGSVQEVLRA; from the coding sequence ATGATGCTTGAAATCAGAGGGCTGGGCCGCACTCTTCCACCGCCCGAGCAGCGCATTCTGCTGCGCGGCATTAGCTTTGCACTGGACCGCGGCGAGGTACTTGCCGTCGTCGGACCCAGCGGCTCGGGCAAAAGCACACTTCTGCGCCTTCTGAACCGGCTGGATGAGCCTTCCATGGGAGAGGTGCTGCTTCAGGGAAGGAACACCCGATCCATTCCGCCCCGAGAACTGCGCCGCCGCATCGGCATGGTCATGCAAAGAGCCTATCTCTTTCCCGGAACGGTTGCAGAAAATGTGTCCTATGGTCCCAGTCAACACCAGTCGTCCTTTGGGGAAGAAGAAATCCAGGCGCTGCTCGAACAGGTCGGCCTCCCGGGATATGCCGCCCGAAATGCCCTTACCCTATCTGGAGGAGAAGCCCAGCGCGTCGCCATCGCGCGGGCCTTAGCCAACCAGCCTGAAGTCCTCCTGCTGGACGAGCCAACGTCCGCCCTTGATGAAAGCTCCAGACGCACGATTGAAGACTTGCTGGAATCCTTGGTACGCCAGCGTCACCTGACTTGCATCTGGGTCACCCATAACATGGAGCAGGCCCGGTCCATAGCTGATAAAGTGGTGGCAATCAAATCCGGAGAAATGATCGCCTGCGGAAGCGTTCAGGAGGTGCTTCGCGCCTGA
- a CDS encoding radical SAM protein, producing the protein MSKAVKYAERAVTIAANGAWAVFERLNRISPNPSFTPKWSDKPLLKSYEKEKPPLGWPRTTDSLCPKCVPEIRQQILDGKLPHEILLNEKVGEIKAQIIERDGKILMVKDCPKHGHFEDIMSIDPEFSRHLEEVFPGRDIRAHNDEKLHNHGTSTITHGRGSVLTIDLTNRCNMMCDPCFMDANQVGFVHELTWEEIKTMLDNAISIKPRRQMSVQFSGGEPTLSPYFLDAVAYARKVGYNSVQAATNGIEFAKSKEFCKAAAEAGLRYAYLQFDGIGNAANSHRKVGNLFDVKLQAIHNLHEAGVDIVPVTTIVNGINNEQVGRIIQFALDNPKKINFLSFQPVSFTGRDEAVTDERRMAQRYTLSHMAHDVKNQTGLGEPARDWFPISFMSTFSDWADLVHGPNADWGQLSCGCHPNCGIGMALMIDKETKEAVPVTAFLNADRLAKDVAKINDAARGKFLSIVGVALALLRNYDPRKSPTHFRILDLLQKFDKCFGATGRDYGKVTGDRTMADIEKRRADRWNFLFIAGMWFQDLFNYDFRRTEQCIIPYATQEGEISFCAYNTGIGWRNIIEKMHMTATLTKWYEEHGRHEIFAGGKKVGMGDVHHNLVLNEEHVHAAANDTLDKLGIAKNAREEKIRARDAKLKQDAENARMAALYRQHILGEKPAEGIVPVTSIAPAPRPAAAPAEEPVMGD; encoded by the coding sequence ATGTCGAAAGCCGTCAAGTACGCAGAGCGGGCGGTCACCATCGCGGCCAATGGCGCGTGGGCCGTCTTCGAGAGACTGAACCGCATCAGCCCCAACCCTTCGTTTACTCCCAAATGGTCGGACAAACCGCTTCTGAAGTCCTACGAGAAGGAAAAACCGCCTCTTGGCTGGCCGCGCACCACTGACTCGCTTTGTCCCAAGTGCGTTCCCGAGATCCGCCAGCAGATCCTTGATGGCAAGCTGCCTCACGAGATCCTTTTGAATGAAAAGGTTGGCGAAATCAAAGCGCAGATCATCGAACGCGACGGCAAGATCCTGATGGTCAAGGACTGCCCCAAGCATGGCCACTTTGAAGACATCATGTCCATTGACCCGGAGTTCTCGCGCCACCTCGAAGAGGTCTTTCCCGGCCGTGACATCCGTGCCCATAACGACGAGAAACTCCACAACCATGGCACTTCGACCATTACCCATGGCCGCGGCTCGGTGCTTACCATTGACCTGACCAACCGCTGCAACATGATGTGCGACCCCTGCTTTATGGACGCCAATCAGGTGGGCTTCGTCCATGAGCTGACCTGGGAAGAGATCAAGACCATGCTGGACAACGCCATCTCGATCAAACCCCGCCGTCAGATGTCGGTCCAGTTCTCCGGTGGTGAGCCAACGCTCTCGCCCTACTTCCTCGACGCGGTCGCTTATGCCCGCAAGGTTGGATACAACTCAGTCCAGGCAGCCACGAATGGCATTGAGTTTGCCAAATCAAAGGAATTCTGCAAGGCCGCCGCTGAAGCCGGCCTGCGCTACGCTTATCTCCAGTTCGACGGCATCGGAAACGCCGCCAATTCACACCGCAAAGTGGGCAACCTGTTTGATGTAAAGCTTCAGGCCATCCACAACCTGCATGAGGCCGGCGTAGACATCGTACCGGTGACTACGATCGTCAACGGTATCAACAATGAGCAGGTAGGCCGCATCATCCAGTTCGCGCTGGACAATCCCAAAAAGATCAACTTCCTCAGCTTCCAGCCGGTCTCATTTACTGGCCGCGATGAGGCCGTTACCGATGAGCGCCGCATGGCACAACGTTATACGCTGTCGCACATGGCGCATGACGTCAAGAACCAGACGGGCCTCGGCGAACCCGCCCGCGACTGGTTCCCCATCAGCTTTATGAGCACCTTCTCAGACTGGGCCGACCTGGTACATGGACCGAACGCCGACTGGGGCCAGCTCTCCTGCGGATGCCACCCGAACTGCGGCATCGGTATGGCGCTGATGATTGACAAGGAAACCAAGGAGGCTGTGCCTGTCACCGCCTTCCTGAACGCCGACCGACTGGCGAAGGACGTGGCCAAGATCAACGATGCGGCCCGCGGTAAGTTCCTGTCGATTGTTGGCGTCGCGCTCGCGCTTCTGCGCAACTACGACCCGCGGAAATCGCCGACGCACTTCCGTATCCTCGACCTGTTGCAGAAGTTCGACAAATGCTTTGGCGCCACCGGCCGCGATTATGGCAAGGTCACCGGTGACCGTACGATGGCCGATATCGAAAAGCGCCGCGCTGACCGCTGGAACTTCCTCTTCATCGCGGGCATGTGGTTCCAGGACCTCTTCAACTATGACTTCCGCCGCACCGAGCAGTGCATCATCCCGTATGCCACGCAGGAGGGTGAAATCAGCTTCTGCGCCTACAACACGGGCATCGGCTGGCGCAACATCATTGAGAAGATGCACATGACTGCTACCCTCACCAAGTGGTACGAGGAGCACGGCCGTCATGAGATCTTTGCTGGCGGCAAGAAGGTCGGCATGGGCGATGTGCATCACAACCTCGTACTCAATGAGGAGCACGTACATGCCGCTGCGAATGACACCCTGGACAAGCTGGGCATCGCCAAGAACGCCCGCGAGGAAAAAATCCGCGCCCGCGATGCCAAGCTGAAACAGGACGCGGAGAACGCACGCATGGCTGCCCTCTATCGTCAGCACATCCTCGGCGAAAAGCCGGCCGAAGGCATTGTGCCGGTCACCTCGATTGCTCCTGCCCCCAGGCCGGCGGCGGCCCCGGCAGAAGAACCGGTCATGGGAGACTAA
- a CDS encoding RAMP superfamily CRISPR-associated protein, whose amino-acid sequence MRFDLYAELASLQACPAKSALPGGLVSGFVDGCTIWFTKGEMDLDSRTGNQKKNEARKCYQERAAAGTLQLPFELKLDPDLGAPLLRYWLAIEIKFKLLSPWYSKDDRPFHVLDNPVRKDRVFGVPYMSAASWKGLLRWACRMQAGLQECLQRHGGKMNDWSDPDWVIHLFGNEKGEQEDFQRGSLAFYPTWFDRVSFEVINPHSRKTRAGTQPILYEVVPPDTEGVLRLLYAPLPGDDGLGSAGRIDALQKLLDAAEQLLTVYGFSAKRTAGWGIAEVREARANGGEWKQESTLHKLKNELATLLSSEVDQR is encoded by the coding sequence ATGAGGTTCGATCTGTACGCTGAGTTGGCATCTCTCCAGGCATGCCCCGCGAAGTCGGCCTTACCGGGCGGGCTGGTATCTGGATTTGTTGACGGCTGCACGATATGGTTCACCAAGGGTGAGATGGATCTAGACTCCAGGACAGGGAACCAGAAGAAAAACGAGGCGCGGAAGTGCTATCAGGAGCGCGCGGCCGCTGGTACGCTCCAACTTCCCTTCGAGCTTAAACTGGATCCGGACCTTGGGGCACCTCTCCTGAGGTACTGGCTTGCCATCGAAATCAAGTTCAAGCTGCTTTCGCCCTGGTACTCGAAGGACGACCGCCCATTCCACGTTTTGGACAACCCGGTGCGAAAGGACCGGGTGTTTGGTGTTCCTTACATGTCCGCAGCAAGCTGGAAAGGGCTTCTTCGCTGGGCCTGCCGGATGCAGGCTGGCTTGCAGGAGTGCCTTCAGCGGCACGGCGGCAAGATGAACGACTGGTCCGATCCGGATTGGGTCATTCATCTTTTCGGCAATGAGAAGGGGGAGCAGGAGGATTTTCAGCGAGGGTCGCTGGCCTTCTATCCGACTTGGTTCGACAGAGTCAGTTTCGAGGTGATCAATCCGCACAGCCGGAAGACGCGCGCAGGCACGCAGCCCATTCTCTACGAAGTCGTTCCGCCGGACACCGAAGGCGTGCTGCGCCTGCTCTATGCGCCTCTCCCAGGCGACGATGGCCTTGGATCTGCCGGCCGCATCGATGCGCTCCAAAAGCTGCTTGATGCGGCCGAGCAACTCCTCACAGTCTACGGTTTTTCGGCCAAGCGTACCGCCGGCTGGGGTATTGCAGAAGTAAGAGAAGCCCGAGCCAATGGCGGGGAGTGGAAACAAGAGAGCACACTCCACAAGTTGAAGAACGAGCTTGCCACTCTGCTTTCATCAGAGGTCGATCAGAGATGA
- a CDS encoding ABC transporter permease, translated as MTFAVALLVMLLARQRAVGLLKDLPLAMLRGMVQIVIVGAVLAIMLHARQWTSVLALIAMMLAASSIVRRRVRKIPSSFSLALISICAGAGTILAIMVSVGVIPWTISMLVPVGSMVIANTMNTQSLFLERLHGEVIAHTGEIESALALGAAPETALLPYLRAAFRACLIPSVDNIRSLGIVWIPGIMAGMVLSGEPPLFAAFYQFVVLTMIFSSSALACLVASQQVPQRIFSTQQQLLLRG; from the coding sequence GTGACCTTCGCTGTTGCCCTGCTGGTCATGCTTCTGGCCAGACAACGCGCAGTCGGTTTGCTGAAGGACCTGCCCCTGGCCATGCTGCGTGGCATGGTGCAGATCGTCATCGTAGGCGCTGTGCTCGCGATCATGCTGCACGCGCGGCAGTGGACTTCCGTTTTGGCGCTCATCGCCATGATGCTTGCCGCATCCAGCATCGTGCGCCGGCGTGTCCGCAAGATTCCAAGTAGTTTTTCTCTGGCCTTGATATCGATTTGTGCAGGAGCCGGGACAATACTGGCCATCATGGTCTCGGTGGGTGTCATTCCCTGGACGATTTCCATGCTGGTGCCAGTGGGAAGCATGGTGATTGCCAATACGATGAATACGCAGTCCCTGTTTCTTGAGCGCCTGCATGGAGAAGTCATTGCGCATACAGGTGAGATTGAATCTGCGCTGGCGTTGGGCGCCGCTCCAGAGACGGCATTATTGCCTTATTTGCGGGCCGCCTTCCGGGCGTGTCTCATCCCTTCCGTGGACAACATCCGCTCGCTTGGGATTGTCTGGATCCCCGGCATCATGGCCGGAATGGTGCTTTCCGGAGAGCCTCCGCTCTTTGCCGCCTTCTACCAGTTTGTTGTGCTCACCATGATCTTTTCCTCTTCCGCCCTTGCCTGCCTTGTTGCAAGCCAGCAAGTGCCGCAGCGCATCTTCTCCACGCAGCAGCAACTGCTTTTACGCGGGTAA
- a CDS encoding RAMP superfamily CRISPR-associated protein: MASGLAEAGNGGLSMGESFKTRRITGIAVDPIHVGTGGGRLGRVDQSIVRDPVTRVPKIPGSSLAGVYRAYAAMAKDKYPDCAGQGQPDKQGKGGHCGKPECPICTVFGFARSAGGGFAGLAAFSDAQVLLFPVATCEGPVWITCPGAMRLVAGDFPDLEDHVIFRSQAGYALNLGWLLLQVKQYGNGQDPGPALNKLEIPEYIRQHLAAVSDKLFSHIVNSYLEVRTSVSINPETGAAEEGALFTYEALPRSTVLLWEVSSKNPAHFKVSDATVDAVKDTAGVFNVVAAAHPYMECLGIGGMGTRGMGRLRVLSPTATPQQPTAPKPTGGA; the protein is encoded by the coding sequence ATGGCATCTGGGCTGGCTGAAGCAGGAAATGGAGGATTGAGCATGGGAGAAAGCTTCAAAACGCGCCGCATCACAGGGATAGCAGTCGACCCAATTCACGTCGGCACCGGCGGCGGGCGTCTCGGTCGCGTGGATCAATCAATCGTCCGGGATCCGGTGACGCGTGTGCCAAAGATTCCCGGATCGAGCCTGGCGGGTGTCTATCGGGCCTATGCCGCCATGGCCAAAGATAAGTACCCTGACTGCGCGGGCCAGGGGCAGCCGGACAAGCAAGGCAAGGGAGGCCACTGCGGCAAGCCCGAGTGTCCGATCTGTACCGTGTTCGGTTTCGCTCGGAGCGCGGGCGGCGGATTCGCCGGGCTGGCCGCCTTTAGCGATGCGCAGGTCCTGCTCTTTCCTGTGGCGACGTGCGAAGGGCCGGTCTGGATCACGTGTCCAGGGGCGATGCGGCTGGTTGCTGGCGATTTCCCGGATCTAGAGGATCACGTCATTTTTCGGTCGCAAGCAGGATATGCACTCAACCTTGGCTGGCTGTTGCTCCAGGTGAAGCAGTACGGCAATGGCCAAGATCCTGGTCCAGCCCTGAATAAGTTGGAGATTCCGGAGTATATCCGTCAACACCTAGCAGCCGTCTCCGACAAGCTCTTTTCCCACATCGTCAACAGCTATCTGGAAGTGCGGACTTCCGTGTCCATCAACCCAGAAACCGGAGCAGCCGAGGAAGGCGCGCTGTTTACCTACGAAGCGCTCCCGCGTTCCACGGTACTCCTGTGGGAGGTGAGCTCGAAGAACCCGGCACACTTCAAGGTGAGCGACGCCACCGTTGACGCAGTGAAGGACACGGCTGGAGTTTTCAACGTAGTGGCCGCGGCACACCCATATATGGAATGCCTTGGGATCGGCGGGATGGGTACACGCGGGATGGGACGCCTCCGCGTGTTGTCGCCCACAGCGACTCCACAGCAGCCCACCGCTCCCAAGCCGACAGGAGGTGCCTGA